In Hermetia illucens chromosome 5, iHerIll2.2.curated.20191125, whole genome shotgun sequence, a single window of DNA contains:
- the LOC119658497 gene encoding uncharacterized protein LOC119658497 produces the protein MRAVGTFWIVAFSLLAVWYYSVCLAKPKMHNFRVTRIECEDLDPRVVYNYTCTTRNISRTLRAHNIRITFYPNMTFNDMHVQINYNHKVNNVYRRSLINMEEDFCGFLAGTSRSVLLKKLWAFVKRSSNLPDSCPIVGFVNVTDLVFEDTFLPSALPAGEARIDIHVRNGTKRISMVMAKFFIEIKPKGF, from the exons ATGAGGGCTGTCGGCACGTTTTGGATTGTAGCTTTTAGCCTTCTTGCCGTTTGGTATTATTCAGTTTGCTTGGCAAAG ccAAAAATGCATAACTTCAGAGTGACCAGAATTGAGTGTGAGGATCTAGATCCAAGGGTGGTTTACAACTACACCTGTACAACTCGCAACATTAGCCGCACCCTTAGGGCCCACAATATCAGAATAACATTCTATCCGAATATGACGTTTAATGATATGCAC GTCCAAATAAATTACAACCACAAGGTGAACAATGTTTACCGCAGATCGCTCATCAATATGGAGGAAGACTTTTGTGGATTTTTGGCTGGAACTTCAAGAAGCGTATTACTGAAGAAACTATGGGCATTTGTGAAGAGAAGTAGCAACTTGCCTGACTCTTGCCCGATTGTT GGATTTGTGAATGTTACTGATCTGGTTTTTGAAGATACTTTCCTTCCATCAGCGTTACCGGCGGGGGAAGCAAGGATCGATATACATGTTCGTAATGGTACAAAGCGTATTTCAATGGTAATGGCgaagtttttcattgaaatcaaaCCCAAGGGTTTTTAA